The following are encoded together in the Pedobacter steynii genome:
- a CDS encoding glycoside hydrolase family 99-like domain-containing protein: MSHANQENGLKPIAIYLPQFHPFPENNEWWGKGFTEWTNVVRSGPKFPGHYQPHLPADLGFYDLRLLETMEAQADLAGTYGIHGFCYYHYWFNGKLLMERPLEQMLKSGKPDFPFCLCWANENWTRKWDGADQQVLIHQDYHPDDDRAHIEYLMPFFKDKRYIKINGKPVYLMYRSELHPNIIQATEIWREEAKKAGFEDIYLIRVENFKRNLDPKEHGFDASMEFAPDIYQAGRKYGKKNLLRYLLKKALHNLRIKRFADFENKIVSLKETAVNMLKKPKPDYTYFRCVSPCWDNSARRKSNAVIYVESEPDNFKKWVSEIKDYTLANFEDEEKIFFINAWNEWAEGCHLEPDQKYGKDYLKAFRDGLNS, translated from the coding sequence ATGTCCCACGCTAATCAAGAAAACGGCCTTAAGCCCATTGCTATTTACCTGCCTCAATTTCACCCTTTCCCGGAGAATAATGAGTGGTGGGGCAAAGGTTTTACCGAATGGACTAATGTAGTCAGGTCCGGGCCAAAATTCCCAGGACATTATCAACCTCATTTACCAGCAGATCTGGGGTTCTATGATCTAAGGCTTCTTGAAACTATGGAGGCTCAGGCTGATCTTGCCGGTACCTACGGTATTCATGGTTTTTGCTATTACCACTATTGGTTTAATGGAAAATTACTAATGGAAAGACCATTGGAACAAATGCTTAAATCAGGAAAACCGGATTTCCCATTTTGTTTGTGCTGGGCAAATGAAAACTGGACCAGAAAATGGGATGGTGCAGATCAACAGGTACTAATCCACCAAGATTATCATCCGGATGATGACCGTGCTCACATTGAATACCTGATGCCATTCTTTAAAGACAAACGATATATAAAGATAAATGGGAAACCAGTATACCTGATGTATCGTTCAGAGCTTCATCCGAATATTATACAAGCAACTGAAATATGGAGAGAGGAAGCAAAAAAGGCGGGTTTTGAGGATATCTACCTCATCAGAGTGGAGAATTTCAAGCGGAACCTTGATCCCAAAGAGCATGGCTTTGATGCCAGTATGGAATTTGCTCCAGACATCTACCAAGCAGGCAGAAAATATGGAAAGAAAAATCTGCTCCGCTATTTGCTCAAAAAGGCACTGCATAATCTGAGAATAAAACGTTTTGCTGATTTTGAGAATAAAATTGTTTCTCTCAAAGAGACTGCAGTAAATATGCTAAAAAAACCAAAACCGGATTATACTTATTTCAGGTGCGTTTCCCCTTGTTGGGATAATTCCGCCCGACGGAAATCTAATGCGGTCATTTACGTCGAATCCGAACCAGATAACTTTAAAAAATGGGTCTCAGAAATTAAAGATTATACCTTGGCTAATTTTGAGGACGAGGAGAAAATTTTCTTTATCAATGCATGGAATGAATGGGCGGAAGGATGTCACCTCGAACCAGATCAGAAATATGGAAAAGATTATTTGAAGGCCTTTAGAGATGGGCTAAACAGCTAA
- a CDS encoding glycosyltransferase family 2 protein — MKNSNNEMIDVSVIVPNYNHAAFLRQRIDSILNQTFQNFELIILDDCSTDNSKEIINSYAEHPRISHIIFNTINSGSPFAQWEKGINLAIGKYIWIAESDDWCEPSLLESLLEGIRKDEECVISYCQLSCINGENKIKWQSKHPLLSEIVDSQTFIRDFLAIKVSIFNASMAIFRKDIFQHVSEEFVTFKFCGDWFFWLQIARYGKVHISGKVLNYFRKHDKDVSGKAYKSGLNIIEELKVTNWMYEEKLIDDSLYEKAFKKQYKAYWKVKNSIEPANRDRIRSLLAMPLSSKINTLKFLPSAIWNALRK; from the coding sequence ATGAAAAATAGTAATAATGAAATGATAGATGTATCTGTTATAGTCCCGAACTACAACCATGCTGCTTTTTTACGCCAGAGAATCGACTCTATTCTTAATCAGACTTTCCAAAATTTTGAACTAATAATTCTCGACGATTGCTCAACAGACAACAGCAAGGAAATTATCAATAGCTATGCAGAACATCCCAGGATAAGTCATATCATCTTCAATACAATTAACAGTGGCAGTCCTTTCGCACAATGGGAAAAAGGGATTAATCTAGCTATTGGAAAGTACATATGGATTGCAGAAAGTGATGATTGGTGCGAGCCATCCTTACTGGAATCACTGCTCGAAGGAATTAGAAAAGATGAGGAATGTGTAATCAGTTACTGTCAGCTTTCCTGCATTAATGGAGAAAACAAAATTAAATGGCAATCCAAACACCCCCTTTTATCTGAAATTGTTGACAGCCAAACCTTTATCCGGGATTTCCTTGCTATAAAAGTATCTATTTTTAATGCCAGCATGGCTATTTTCCGAAAAGACATATTTCAGCACGTTTCTGAAGAGTTTGTTACATTCAAATTCTGTGGGGATTGGTTTTTTTGGTTACAGATTGCAAGGTATGGTAAAGTACACATCAGCGGAAAAGTTTTGAACTATTTCAGAAAGCATGATAAAGACGTAAGTGGAAAGGCTTACAAGAGCGGACTAAATATTATTGAGGAGCTCAAAGTAACAAATTGGATGTATGAAGAAAAACTCATTGATGACTCCTTATATGAAAAAGCATTTAAAAAGCAATATAAGGCTTATTGGAAAGTTAAAAACTCAATAGAACCTGCAAATAGAGACAGGATCAGATCATTGCTCGCTATGCCTCTTTCTTCAAAAATAAATACACTTAAGTTCCTTCCTTCCGCCATTTGGAATGCACTTAGAAAATAA
- a CDS encoding ABC transporter ATP-binding protein has product MKTYFRLLSFAKPIEKFALPYALATILAIICNTFLFTLLGPLLETLFSSKGAASQTIMEKASALDFIGNLNRYIGNLITTYGKVYTLKFVCGLIVVAVFLANLFRYLSQRYMEDLRVHTLLNLRRTVFNNIMDLHAGYFSNERKGDIMSKVASDVQIVQFSVTNTLQVVFKEPIQLLFYIAVLLSISVKLTLFSLLVIPISGFIISKIVKRLKQQAMQAHESFAKMIGFLDESLGAIKIIKAFNASDRIKEKFNEENIYYSNLTRKMVRRQQLASPVSQTLGVLVVVCIVLYGGTMILNNQSELTPAKFLVYIATFSQVMQPIKAIADSFTGIHSGITAGMRVLELIDTKAEMTEKSDAVAIPEFKDSIRFENVHFSYGEKPVLQGINLTIKKGQTVALVGSSGGGKSTLVDLIPRFYDPQKGSIYMDGHDLKDITLNSLRAQLGTVNQQSILFNDTIANNIAFSRPDASREEIIEAARIANADDFILHTENGYDTNIGDGGNKLSGGQKQRLCIARAVLANPPVMLLDEATSALDTESERLVQDALFRLMENRTSVVIAHRLSTIQNADLIVVIDKGKIVETGTHQELIRLRGVYNKLIDMQTFSEE; this is encoded by the coding sequence ATGAAAACTTATTTCAGACTTTTATCCTTTGCCAAACCAATCGAGAAGTTCGCATTGCCTTATGCGTTGGCGACAATACTAGCCATTATATGCAATACCTTTCTGTTTACTTTGCTTGGTCCTCTTCTGGAGACTTTATTCTCATCAAAAGGTGCAGCTTCGCAAACCATAATGGAAAAAGCATCTGCTCTTGACTTTATTGGAAACTTAAACCGATATATCGGTAATCTTATCACAACCTATGGCAAGGTATACACCTTAAAATTTGTCTGCGGGCTAATTGTTGTTGCCGTTTTTCTGGCAAACTTGTTTCGCTATCTTTCTCAGCGGTACATGGAGGACTTAAGAGTACATACCTTATTAAATCTTAGAAGAACCGTTTTTAATAATATTATGGATCTTCATGCAGGCTATTTCAGTAATGAACGCAAGGGCGATATCATGTCTAAGGTGGCATCTGATGTACAGATCGTACAATTCTCCGTAACAAATACCCTTCAGGTAGTTTTCAAGGAGCCCATCCAATTGTTATTTTACATAGCCGTGTTGTTATCAATCTCGGTAAAACTTACCCTATTTTCTCTATTGGTGATCCCAATATCTGGCTTTATCATTAGCAAAATAGTAAAAAGGTTAAAGCAACAGGCGATGCAGGCGCATGAATCGTTTGCTAAAATGATTGGTTTTCTAGATGAGTCGCTTGGGGCAATCAAGATCATTAAAGCTTTCAATGCTTCGGACAGAATCAAAGAGAAGTTTAATGAGGAGAACATCTATTACTCCAATCTGACGAGAAAGATGGTCAGAAGGCAGCAACTTGCCTCACCTGTTTCCCAAACGCTTGGTGTCTTGGTTGTAGTTTGTATTGTATTGTATGGAGGGACCATGATCTTAAACAATCAGAGCGAACTCACTCCTGCAAAATTCCTGGTTTATATTGCTACATTTTCCCAGGTTATGCAGCCAATTAAAGCCATCGCTGACTCTTTCACGGGAATACATTCAGGAATTACGGCAGGTATGCGTGTCCTTGAATTAATTGATACCAAGGCAGAAATGACCGAAAAATCCGATGCCGTTGCTATTCCTGAATTTAAAGACAGTATCAGATTTGAGAACGTACATTTCAGTTATGGAGAGAAGCCCGTTTTACAGGGAATTAATCTGACCATAAAAAAAGGTCAGACAGTAGCACTGGTTGGTTCATCAGGGGGTGGAAAAAGTACACTGGTAGACCTCATTCCAAGATTTTACGACCCACAAAAGGGCTCTATTTATATGGATGGGCATGACCTGAAAGACATTACCCTCAATAGTTTAAGAGCGCAACTGGGGACGGTAAATCAACAATCGATTTTGTTTAATGACACCATCGCAAATAATATCGCATTCTCCAGGCCTGATGCAAGCCGTGAAGAGATTATCGAAGCGGCCAGAATTGCAAATGCTGATGATTTTATTCTTCATACTGAAAATGGATATGATACTAATATCGGTGATGGAGGAAATAAGCTATCAGGGGGTCAGAAACAACGTTTATGTATTGCAAGGGCTGTATTAGCAAACCCACCGGTTATGCTTCTTGATGAGGCGACCTCAGCATTGGATACAGAATCGGAAAGATTGGTTCAGGATGCATTATTCAGACTGATGGAGAACCGTACATCTGTAGTAATCGCCCACCGTTTGAGTACCATACAAAACGCAGACCTTATTGTGGTGATCGATAAAGGGAAAATTGTCGAGACTGGAACCCATCAGGAATTAATCAGATTACGGGGTGTGTATAACAAACTAATCGATATGCAGACATTCAGCGAGGAATAA
- a CDS encoding glycosyltransferase family 2 protein produces the protein MQNQSISVALLISTYNWPQALELVLSSVARQSRMPDEIIIADDGSREETKLLIASFKSRFNLPIKHIWHEDKGFRKSLILNKSVKNINSEYIIEIDGDIIIHPHFIKDHLKAAQPGFFVQGSRSMITEEKAAEILVSKQIDFSFFSSGLYSRFNSLRCPLLSVLFVLDPSNPFHIKGCNLAFWKKDYIAINGYYNNFEGWGGEDYEFGARLLHSGIKRKRLKMAALAFHIFHKINSRANTGPNDIIYRKTLAEKLTYNHDGYEQV, from the coding sequence ATGCAAAATCAATCCATATCAGTTGCTTTATTAATTTCTACTTACAATTGGCCACAGGCATTGGAACTCGTCTTATCCAGCGTTGCAAGACAGTCCAGAATGCCGGATGAAATTATCATCGCTGATGACGGATCGAGAGAAGAAACTAAACTATTAATCGCATCTTTTAAGTCACGGTTTAATCTTCCGATTAAGCATATCTGGCATGAAGATAAAGGATTCCGAAAAAGTCTGATATTAAATAAGTCCGTTAAGAATATAAATTCAGAATATATCATAGAGATTGACGGGGACATCATCATCCATCCTCACTTTATTAAAGATCACCTAAAAGCTGCTCAACCAGGTTTCTTTGTCCAGGGGAGTAGATCAATGATTACGGAGGAAAAGGCAGCCGAGATTCTGGTTAGCAAACAAATCGATTTTTCTTTTTTCTCTTCAGGATTATATAGTCGTTTCAATTCCTTAAGATGTCCCTTGCTCAGCGTCTTATTTGTACTCGATCCTTCTAACCCTTTTCATATTAAAGGCTGCAACCTTGCATTCTGGAAAAAAGATTATATCGCAATAAATGGCTATTACAATAATTTTGAAGGATGGGGGGGGGAAGACTATGAATTTGGAGCTCGTTTACTGCATTCGGGAATTAAAAGAAAACGACTTAAAATGGCTGCACTAGCCTTCCATATCTTCCATAAAATAAACTCAAGGGCCAACACAGGACCGAATGACATCATATACAGGAAAACACTTGCCGAAAAATTAACATACAATCATGACGGCTATGAACAAGTATAA
- the meaB gene encoding methylmalonyl Co-A mutase-associated GTPase MeaB gives MKTIKQFLAEIKRGDFLPLARVLTMVENDLVGSKELLQEIQSNQDVPVIGITGPPGAGKSTLVNAMIEKLVLQGKKIAVLAVDPTSPFNLGSLLGDRIRMSAHFNKPGVFIRSIATRGSVGGLSARIIEMVDVLRAADFDYVIVETVGVGQSEIEIAGLADLTIVVLVPEAGDEIQHIKSGLMEIGNVFVVNKADRDGALSFANNLTKMLHQRKVAVPVFKTVADKNIGVDELLSWIANTRGEDKKRRLFLYTEKAFKLIQQDRMKNVEKADLQIKISEAIDHKEFNLYQFVKQYDKF, from the coding sequence ATGAAAACCATCAAGCAATTTCTGGCTGAGATAAAAAGAGGTGATTTTTTGCCTTTAGCAAGAGTGCTGACTATGGTAGAAAATGATCTTGTCGGAAGTAAGGAGTTATTACAAGAAATTCAGAGTAATCAGGATGTTCCTGTAATCGGAATTACTGGCCCACCGGGTGCCGGGAAAAGTACACTGGTGAATGCGATGATTGAAAAACTTGTTCTTCAGGGTAAAAAGATAGCTGTTTTAGCTGTAGATCCCACTTCACCGTTTAATCTGGGCTCACTATTGGGGGATCGCATCAGGATGTCTGCGCACTTTAATAAGCCAGGTGTCTTTATCCGCTCCATTGCAACTCGTGGCTCTGTAGGGGGCTTGTCAGCCAGAATTATCGAAATGGTAGATGTTTTGAGGGCTGCAGATTTTGATTATGTAATTGTAGAAACGGTAGGGGTTGGCCAATCTGAAATAGAAATAGCGGGCTTAGCAGATCTGACAATTGTTGTTCTGGTACCGGAAGCGGGTGATGAAATTCAACACATTAAATCCGGACTGATGGAAATAGGAAATGTTTTTGTAGTCAATAAAGCAGATAGGGATGGAGCGCTGAGCTTTGCTAATAACCTGACAAAAATGCTCCATCAACGTAAGGTTGCAGTTCCCGTTTTCAAAACCGTAGCCGATAAAAATATAGGAGTTGATGAGTTGCTGTCATGGATAGCCAATACGCGCGGAGAAGATAAAAAGAGACGATTATTTTTATATACAGAGAAAGCCTTCAAGCTGATTCAGCAGGATCGGATGAAAAATGTAGAGAAAGCAGACCTACAGATAAAGATCAGTGAAGCTATTGATCATAAAGAATTCAACCTATATCAATTTGTGAAACAATATGATAAATTCTGA